One genomic window of Pirellulales bacterium includes the following:
- a CDS encoding alpha/beta hydrolase, translating to MRFLGMLAVLLLWCGVLNTAWADDQPQQIPLWPNGVPGFEDRKDMAEVKTDKGHGEYTITNVQNPTLTVFLPPKDKATGAAVVIAPGGGHRELWMVHEGLNEAQWLADHGVACFVLKYRLAREKDSPYKLPGAPTEDGQRAIRLVRSRAEEWGIDPARVGILGFSAGGELAALVCDAAGDENQGKGKDDADDPVERQTARPDFQGLVYSGPLGIRGQTITKEMNLPPTFIAVGDEDGNHFQTMLANHYLALKNAGVSAELHIYAKTPHGFGMRESNAGKPSNDFIQQFYDFLKTEGFLKQA from the coding sequence ATGCGTTTCTTGGGAATGCTGGCCGTGTTGTTGCTTTGGTGCGGCGTGTTGAATACAGCCTGGGCCGACGATCAGCCGCAGCAAATTCCATTGTGGCCCAACGGCGTGCCAGGATTTGAAGATCGAAAAGACATGGCGGAGGTGAAAACGGACAAAGGGCACGGCGAGTACACCATCACGAACGTGCAGAATCCGACGCTGACGGTGTTTTTGCCGCCGAAAGATAAAGCGACCGGCGCGGCCGTGGTGATTGCGCCCGGCGGCGGGCATCGCGAATTGTGGATGGTTCACGAGGGGCTCAACGAGGCCCAGTGGCTGGCCGATCACGGCGTGGCCTGCTTCGTGCTGAAATATCGGTTGGCGCGGGAAAAAGATTCGCCTTACAAACTGCCCGGGGCGCCCACGGAGGACGGCCAGCGGGCGATTCGGTTAGTGCGCAGCCGGGCCGAGGAATGGGGGATTGATCCGGCGCGGGTGGGCATTTTGGGATTTTCCGCCGGTGGCGAGCTGGCGGCCTTGGTGTGCGATGCGGCCGGCGACGAAAACCAGGGCAAAGGGAAAGACGACGCCGACGATCCCGTGGAACGCCAAACCGCCCGGCCTGATTTTCAGGGCTTGGTTTATTCCGGGCCGCTGGGAATTCGTGGGCAAACCATCACGAAGGAAATGAACCTGCCGCCCACATTCATTGCCGTGGGGGACGAAGATGGCAACCACTTTCAAACGATGCTGGCCAATCACTATTTGGCGCTGAAAAACGCCGGTGTTTCGGCCGAGCTGCACATCTACGCCAAAACGCCGCACGGCTTCGGCATGCGCGAGAGCAACGCCGGCAAGCCGAGCAACGACTTCATCCAGCAGTTTTACGATTTTTTGAAGACGGAAGGATTTTTGAAGCAGGCGTGA
- the mnmA gene encoding tRNA 2-thiouridine(34) synthase MnmA: MARVVMAMSGGVDSSVAAALLCRAGHEVIGVFMRHGEAPVESETTACASNSATQGGQLPIVSGRLDHKQGCCSVSDAEDARRVAEQLGIPFYALNLSDDFARIIDYFVDEYTAARTPNPCVMCNHWLKFGKLYDYADRVGAEFVATGHYARVESSESCSQIDEPWDIGAASSPLLLRGLDPAKDQSYVLFGVDRGYLSRMMLPIGNYRKNEIRQLAREFGLRVADKRDSQEICFVSSGDHAEFVRRRRFNRCGSRISSSTTRVANEMDETESAGPLDSSGQIVLADGSVVGQHDGIEAFTIGQRKGLGVAMGEPYYVTRIEAASRRVFIGRREELARSELTANRANWLVDAPTAPFRASVQIRYNSAAAPAVVEPLENGQFRVRFEEPRYGVAPGQAAVCYDGNYVLGGGWIE, encoded by the coding sequence GTGGCACGAGTTGTGATGGCCATGTCGGGCGGAGTCGATAGCAGCGTGGCGGCGGCACTTTTGTGCCGAGCGGGCCACGAGGTGATCGGCGTGTTCATGCGGCATGGTGAGGCGCCGGTAGAATCGGAAACAACCGCTTGTGCTTCAAACAGCGCGACACAGGGCGGGCAACTACCGATCGTGTCCGGACGGCTGGATCACAAGCAAGGCTGTTGCAGCGTTTCGGACGCCGAAGATGCCCGCCGCGTGGCCGAGCAGTTGGGCATTCCGTTTTATGCGCTGAATTTAAGCGACGACTTTGCGCGAATCATCGATTACTTCGTCGATGAGTACACGGCGGCCCGAACACCGAACCCCTGCGTGATGTGCAACCATTGGCTGAAATTTGGGAAGTTGTACGATTACGCCGACCGTGTGGGAGCGGAATTTGTGGCCACGGGACATTATGCCCGGGTTGAGAGTTCTGAAAGCTGCAGCCAGATTGATGAACCATGGGACATTGGGGCGGCATCTTCACCATTGCTACTGCGCGGACTCGATCCAGCCAAAGATCAATCGTATGTGTTGTTCGGGGTGGATCGCGGATATCTTTCCCGAATGATGTTGCCGATCGGCAATTATCGCAAAAACGAAATCCGGCAGCTGGCCCGCGAATTTGGGCTGCGCGTGGCGGACAAGCGCGACAGCCAGGAAATTTGCTTTGTGTCCAGCGGCGATCACGCTGAGTTTGTCCGCCGCCGCCGCTTCAACCGCTGCGGATCACGAATTAGTTCTTCTACCACTAGGGTGGCAAACGAAATGGATGAAACGGAGTCGGCAGGGCCTCTGGATTCGTCAGGGCAAATTGTGCTGGCCGATGGCTCTGTGGTAGGCCAGCATGACGGAATCGAAGCGTTCACGATCGGTCAACGTAAAGGATTGGGCGTGGCGATGGGCGAACCGTACTATGTAACGCGCATCGAGGCCGCCAGCCGGCGGGTGTTCATCGGTCGGCGGGAAGAATTGGCCCGCAGCGAACTGACGGCCAATCGGGCGAATTGGCTGGTCGATGCGCCCACTGCGCCGTTCCGTGCCTCGGTTCAAATTCGGTATAACAGCGCGGCGGCGCCGGCGGTCGTGGAACCGTTGGAAAACGGCCAATTCCGAGTGCGATTCGAGGAACCAAGGTATGGCGTCGCCCCAGGGCAGGCCGCCGTTTGTTATGATGGCAATTATGTGCTTGGCGGGGGCTGGATTGAGTGA
- a CDS encoding sigma-70 family RNA polymerase sigma factor: MASEETSTNDEALANRVRSGDSQALAEFLVAKHPQLMAFIDRRLGAGLRRKIEPDDLYQEVSAEAVRSLGEVDLTDRDPFNWLCQVAERRIIDAHRRFFGSQKRDAGREVSLNAAGGGSTSTTRPGLINMLVASMTSASQAFSRDQKQLRMLTALEQLPEENREALRLRYLEGMPSKQIAEKLGKSDGAIRVMLTRSLAKLQQILGTDTISNV; this comes from the coding sequence ATGGCGAGCGAAGAAACATCGACAAACGACGAGGCATTGGCCAACCGTGTGCGCAGCGGCGACAGCCAAGCGTTGGCAGAATTTTTGGTGGCCAAGCATCCACAATTGATGGCCTTTATCGACCGCCGGTTGGGAGCGGGACTGCGGCGTAAAATCGAGCCGGACGATTTGTATCAGGAAGTCAGCGCCGAGGCGGTGCGTTCGCTGGGGGAAGTCGACTTAACTGATCGCGACCCCTTCAATTGGTTGTGCCAGGTGGCGGAACGGCGGATTATCGACGCACATCGAAGATTCTTCGGCAGCCAGAAGCGCGATGCGGGGCGAGAAGTTTCCCTCAACGCCGCGGGAGGTGGCAGCACCAGCACGACCCGGCCCGGGTTGATAAACATGCTGGTGGCGAGCATGACATCGGCCAGCCAGGCGTTTTCGCGCGATCAAAAACAATTGCGCATGTTGACCGCATTGGAACAATTACCGGAAGAAAATCGTGAGGCCCTGCGGCTGCGTTATTTGGAAGGCATGCCCTCCAAGCAAATTGCAGAGAAGTTGGGAAAATCGGACGGCGCGATTCGAGTGATGCTGACGCGCTCGTTGGCCAAGCTGCAGCAGATATTGGGCACGGATACCATTAGCAACGTATGA
- the der gene encoding ribosome biogenesis GTPase Der: MGLPQVVIVGRPNVGKSSLFNWLARRKLAIVDPTAGVTRDRMTYLICEKGRYFELVDTGGLGFEDPDNLTPQIEEQINAALEQAAVILMVVDAREGLMPLDQEVAKRLRYVQAPIICVANKADDVSIDPNADEFYKLGRGKLLCTSTTQNRHREELLDLIIERLPPPLEENSTPPAEPDMKIAIVGRRNVGKSTFVNTLAQAERMIVSEVPGTTRDSVDVRFELDGRAFVAIDTPGLKRQRSIASDVEFYSLHRAQRSVRRADVVLLFFDPTQRISKVDKQLCDYISQQYKPCIFVVNKWDLRHESMPTEKWVHYIYDTFRAVHYVPIAFVTGQSGKNVKALLNHAQMLFKQARQRVATADLNKLLRAAIDANPPPIYQNRQPKILFATQVGIEPPTVVLFCSNPAGISQTYRRYLLGVFRERLPFSEVPIKLYLRRREEREKPAEGETASGNPAAT, encoded by the coding sequence ATGGGTCTTCCGCAAGTCGTCATCGTGGGTCGGCCAAATGTGGGCAAATCGAGCCTCTTCAATTGGCTTGCGCGCCGGAAGTTGGCGATTGTCGATCCCACCGCCGGGGTCACTCGCGATCGGATGACGTATTTAATCTGTGAGAAAGGACGCTATTTCGAGTTGGTCGACACCGGCGGCCTAGGCTTCGAAGACCCCGACAACCTGACTCCGCAAATCGAGGAACAAATCAACGCCGCCTTGGAACAAGCGGCGGTCATTTTAATGGTGGTCGATGCCCGCGAAGGCCTCATGCCGCTGGATCAGGAAGTGGCCAAGCGTTTGCGTTATGTGCAGGCCCCCATCATTTGTGTTGCGAACAAGGCGGACGATGTTTCGATTGACCCTAATGCTGACGAATTTTACAAGCTGGGCCGCGGCAAGTTGCTGTGCACCAGCACGACGCAAAATCGACACCGCGAGGAATTGCTCGATTTGATTATCGAGCGCCTTCCGCCGCCGTTGGAGGAAAACTCCACCCCGCCCGCTGAGCCCGACATGAAAATCGCCATTGTCGGCCGCCGCAACGTCGGTAAAAGCACGTTCGTCAACACTCTGGCTCAGGCCGAACGCATGATTGTCAGCGAGGTGCCCGGCACCACCCGCGACAGTGTGGACGTGCGTTTTGAACTCGATGGCAGAGCCTTTGTCGCCATCGATACGCCAGGCCTCAAGCGCCAACGCAGCATCGCCAGCGATGTGGAGTTTTACAGCCTGCACCGGGCGCAGCGCAGCGTCCGCCGGGCCGATGTCGTGCTGTTGTTCTTCGATCCCACGCAGCGCATCAGCAAAGTCGATAAGCAACTGTGCGATTATATTTCGCAGCAATATAAACCCTGCATTTTCGTCGTGAATAAATGGGACCTCCGCCACGAAAGCATGCCGACCGAAAAATGGGTGCATTACATCTACGATACGTTTCGCGCCGTGCATTATGTGCCGATTGCGTTCGTCACCGGCCAAAGCGGTAAAAATGTGAAAGCCCTGTTGAATCATGCCCAAATGCTGTTCAAGCAAGCCCGGCAACGAGTGGCCACCGCCGATTTGAATAAGCTCCTCCGCGCCGCCATCGATGCCAATCCCCCGCCGATTTATCAAAATCGTCAGCCCAAAATTCTCTTCGCCACCCAAGTCGGCATCGAGCCCCCCACGGTCGTTTTGTTCTGCTCCAATCCGGCCGGCATTTCGCAAACCTACCGCCGCTATTTGTTGGGTGTCTTCCGCGAACGGCTGCCGTTTAGCGAAGTCCCCATCAAGCTCTACCTCCGCCGCCGGGAAGAACGCGAAAAACCCGCCGAAGGCGAAACCGCCAGCGGAAATCCCGCCGCCACCTAG
- the floA gene encoding flotillin-like protein FloA (flotillin-like protein involved in membrane lipid rafts) translates to MLPPLTLFAQFDHLPDNIGLYVVGGVVAFFFLIFMLLVLTYGKLWFQAYMSNARVSLLSLVGMSLRKVDARVIVQGRIMALQAGVGTDRQTGISTRRLEAHYLAGGDVPRVIRAIIAAHRADIDLDFDRAAAIDLAGRDVLDAVQTSVNPKVIDCPDPNTSRKSTLSAIAKNGVELKVKARVTVRTNLQQLIGGATEETIIARVGEGIITAIGSAESHLSVIENPDRISKAVLERGLDANTAFQIVSIDIADVDVGENIGARLQADQAEADTRVARAKAEERRAFAIAREQEMKAAVQENRALVIKSEAQVPVAMAHAFRVGNLHGKAGDNGAA, encoded by the coding sequence ATGCTGCCGCCCCTCACGCTGTTCGCGCAATTTGACCATCTGCCCGACAATATCGGCCTGTATGTCGTCGGCGGCGTGGTGGCGTTTTTCTTTCTCATTTTCATGCTGCTGGTGCTCACCTATGGCAAATTGTGGTTCCAAGCATACATGTCGAATGCCCGGGTCAGTTTGCTAAGCCTGGTGGGCATGAGCTTACGCAAGGTAGATGCCCGAGTGATCGTGCAGGGCCGAATTATGGCGCTGCAGGCGGGCGTGGGAACCGATCGGCAAACCGGCATCAGCACGCGGCGATTGGAAGCGCACTATTTGGCCGGCGGCGACGTGCCGCGTGTCATTCGGGCAATCATTGCGGCACATCGGGCGGACATTGATTTGGATTTTGACCGCGCCGCCGCCATTGATTTGGCCGGGCGCGACGTGCTCGACGCCGTGCAAACCAGCGTGAACCCCAAGGTCATCGATTGCCCCGATCCCAATACCAGCCGCAAAAGCACGCTTTCGGCCATTGCCAAAAACGGCGTGGAATTGAAAGTGAAAGCCCGCGTCACGGTCCGCACCAATTTGCAGCAATTGATCGGCGGAGCGACCGAGGAAACTATTATTGCTCGCGTCGGCGAGGGCATTATTACCGCCATCGGCTCGGCGGAAAGCCATTTGAGCGTCATCGAAAACCCGGACCGGATCAGCAAGGCCGTGCTGGAGCGCGGGCTGGACGCCAACACGGCGTTTCAAATTGTGTCGATTGACATTGCCGACGTCGACGTGGGCGAAAACATTGGCGCTCGGCTGCAGGCCGACCAAGCGGAAGCCGATACCCGCGTGGCCCGCGCCAAGGCGGAAGAACGGCGCGCGTTCGCCATTGCCCGCGAGCAAGAAATGAAAGCCGCGGTGCAGGAAAATCGGGCATTGGTCATCAAATCTGAAGCTCAAGTGCCTGTGGCGATGGCGCATGCCTTTCGTGTTGGCAATCTGCACGGAAAAGCAGGAGATAACGGGGCAGCCTGA
- a CDS encoding dockerin type I repeat-containing protein: protein MAARLSAKPSQPHFFHSHMACNRSEELSMKAITFSSIILASIIVAGRVWAHGFNLSVDNYYDPTTILVSSASDYLDPKLKTPAPMANLFIENFNSTLTSGYYYVEHGFAQTSGPFPDYSGATFNITSPLYFSNGILGTNGLAQATAAPNGTYIQIYDRDYNPITGTATYPGASGGLAYVYGNTSFDPGLGVSLYDAHELAKELFIGSGPTYGEYGFSFTVTVPFTLSDGSQVTLTTIPMVDVFSISDKNQGNFSGNADYTQQDAATLAIYSAIMRGDFNLDGEKTAADIPLMLQALANPSAYKAANNNMSSMEFTAIADVNQDGVVSNADLQALLNLLAGGGGGTSSVPEPSAALLAWIALGCWLLVQWRRFIRLPRYLLLFRADCQHERHAPSPQALELQI, encoded by the coding sequence GTGGCGGCTCGGCTGTCGGCGAAGCCGAGCCAGCCACACTTTTTTCACTCCCATATGGCATGCAATAGGTCGGAGGAGCTTAGTATGAAAGCAATCACGTTCAGTTCAATAATATTGGCATCGATTATCGTGGCTGGGCGGGTTTGGGCACACGGCTTTAATTTGTCCGTGGATAATTATTACGACCCAACAACAATCTTGGTCTCGTCGGCAAGTGATTATTTGGACCCCAAACTGAAGACGCCAGCCCCCATGGCGAATCTGTTTATTGAGAATTTCAACAGCACATTGACATCCGGATACTATTATGTCGAGCATGGTTTTGCTCAAACATCAGGTCCATTTCCGGATTATTCCGGCGCTACGTTCAACATTACCAGCCCCTTGTATTTTTCGAACGGCATACTGGGAACAAATGGATTGGCACAGGCCACGGCGGCTCCTAACGGTACCTACATTCAAATCTATGACCGGGATTACAATCCGATCACTGGCACGGCCACATATCCCGGCGCATCAGGCGGACTTGCTTATGTGTACGGGAACACATCGTTCGATCCGGGACTTGGCGTTTCGTTGTACGATGCTCACGAACTGGCCAAGGAATTATTTATTGGCTCCGGACCAACATATGGGGAGTATGGTTTTTCGTTCACGGTTACGGTTCCTTTCACGCTTAGTGACGGCTCGCAAGTGACATTGACCACGATTCCGATGGTCGATGTATTTTCGATTTCAGACAAGAACCAAGGCAATTTTTCTGGCAATGCAGATTACACGCAACAAGATGCTGCAACTTTAGCTATTTACAGCGCCATTATGCGCGGCGATTTCAACCTGGATGGGGAAAAGACTGCGGCAGATATTCCGTTGATGCTGCAAGCCTTGGCCAACCCAAGCGCCTACAAAGCGGCCAACAATAATATGTCCAGCATGGAGTTTACGGCCATTGCGGATGTAAACCAGGACGGCGTGGTCAGCAACGCCGACCTGCAAGCGCTGCTGAATTTACTGGCCGGCGGCGGCGGCGGAACCTCTTCCGTGCCGGAACCCAGCGCCGCGTTGCTCGCCTGGATTGCTTTGGGGTGTTGGCTCCTAGTGCAATGGCGGCGCTTTATCAGGCTGCCCCGTTATCTCCTGCTTTTCCGTGCAGATTGCCAACACGAAAGGCATGCGCCATCGCCACAGGCACTTGAGCTTCAGATTTGA